A section of the Carassius carassius chromosome 17, fCarCar2.1, whole genome shotgun sequence genome encodes:
- the LOC132090928 gene encoding Golgi reassembly-stacking protein 2-like: MGGSQSVEIPGGGSEGYHVLRVQENSPGHRAGLEPFFDFIVSINNTRLNKDNDMLKDVLKASVEKPVKMLVYSSKTLELREATVTPSNMWGGQGLLGVSIRFCSFEGANENVWHVLEVEPNSPAALAGLRPHTDYIIGADTVMNESEDLFSLIETHEGKGLKLYVYNTDTDNCREVVITPNGAWGGEGSLGCGIGYGYLHRIPTRPFEEGKNISFPGQTPCEPASPLKDGFTEVQLSAVTPPPVSQPVPTGLEDSLSGLSLSSPSIPSELHTGVPTVPLLPTQVTPGLGPLPIVSPSTTLPGLMSLPSGLPPLPNLTNLPNLNLPLPDLSAVSLAGISGLPPTTAGLPPLPPLNLPGFSALPMHTVLPSTLPSMPGVTLPSSLAPSDHIPPVSLAAQQTPALILDATLTSAVKDTPSEKPAATDAQAAPGSS; encoded by the exons ATGGGGGGATCACAGAGCGTGGAAATTCCCGGAGGTGGCTCGGAGGGCTATCACGTTCTCAGA gTGCAGGAGAATTCTCCCGGTCATAGAGCAGGTCTCGAACCCTTCTTTGACTTCATTGTGTCTATCAACAACACCAGACTG AACAAGGATAATGACATGTTGAAAGACGTACTGAAGGCTAGTGTTGAAAAACCGGTAAAGATGCTGGTGTACAGCAGCAAAACCCTGGAGCTGCGGGAAGCCACTGTTACTCCCAGCAACATGTGGGGTGGTCAGGGTCTTCTGGGGGTCAGCATCCGCTTCTGCAGCTTTGAGGGAGCCAATGAGAACGTCTGGCATGTTTTG GAAGTGGAGCCAAATTCTCCAGCAGCATTAGCAGGTTTAAGACCACACACGGATTACATCATCGGAGCAGACACAGTCATGAACGAG TCAGAGGACTTATTCTCATTGATAGAAACCCACGAGGGCAAAGGCCTGAAACTCTACGTCTACAACACTGACACGGACAATTGCAGAGAAGTGGTCATCACACCCAACGGTGCCTGGGGTGGAGAGGGCAG TCTCGGCTGTGGTATCGGCTACGGATACCTGCACAGAATCCCTACTCGGCCCTTCGAAGAAGGCAAGAACATCAGCTTCCCCGGACAGACCCCCTGTGAGCCGGCCAGCCCGCTGAAGGATGGCTTCACAGAG GTTCAGCTGTCTGCGGTGACTCCGCCCCCTGTGTCACAGCCTGTTCCCACAGGGCTTGAGGACAGTCTGTCCGGCCTGTCACTCAGCTCTCCCTCAATACCCAGTGAGCTCCACACAG GTGTTCCCACAGTCCCCCTGCTGCCCACTCAGGTGACCCCTGGGCTGGGACCCCTTCCCATTGTCAGCCCCTCCACCACCTTACCAG gtttgatgtCCTTACCGTCTGGCCTCCCTCCCCTGCCAAACCTGACTAACCTCCCAAACCTCAATCTACCGTTACCGGACCTTAGCGCTGTATCGTTAGCTGGAATCAGTGGGTTACCTCCCACTACAGCAG GTTTGCCTCCTCTCCCTCCTCTGAACCTGCCCGGCTTCTCTGCTCTGCCCATGCACACCGTTCTCCCTTCCACACTTCCCAGCATGCCCGGGGTCACGCTGCCATCTTCCCTGGCACCATCTGACCACATCCCACCAGTCTCTTTAGCTGCCCAGCAGACTCCAGCGCTCATTCTGGATGCCACGCTCACGTCTGCGGTCAAAGACACGCCTTCAGAGAAGCCTGCTGCGACAGATGCGCAGGCGGCCCCAGGGTCCTCGTAA